In Rosa chinensis cultivar Old Blush chromosome 1, RchiOBHm-V2, whole genome shotgun sequence, a genomic segment contains:
- the LOC112180760 gene encoding uncharacterized protein LOC112180760, which yields MRSVHSSSVDTINAAATAIVSAEARVQPTAVPKRRWGSCWSLYWCFGYQKNSKRIGHAVLVPEPTVPGVAVPAAENQTSSTSISLPFIAPPSSPASFLPSEPPSSTQSPAGFMSFASLSANAYSPGGAQSMFTIGPYAYETQLVSPPVFSTFNTEPSTAPYTPPPESVQLTTPSSPEVPFAQLLTSSLDRSRRHSGGSQKFALSYGEFQPYQQYPGSPGGQLRSPGSAISNSGTSSPFPDTYPGLDFRMGEAPKLMGFEHFTTHKWGSRLGSGSLTPDGAGLGSRLGSGTLTPDGYELGSRLASGSMTPNGVGIGSRLGSGCLTPDGTGPASRDTVLPENQISEVASLGNSESGCQNDGNVFDHRVSFELTCEDVACCLANKSGASFKTASESSKDMSAEIPNERQGSSITNKSSAGDSFSKIPENCLGEGEDHCYRKHRSITLGSTKDFNFDNTKADVPNKSDIGSEWWANKNVAAKESKPGNDWTFFPILQAGVR from the exons ATGAGAAGCGTCCATAGCAGCAGCGTCGACACGATCAacgccgccgccaccgccatcGTCTCCGCCGAAGCGCGCGTCCAGCCCACCGCCGTCCCC AAGAGAAGATGGGGAAGTTGCTGGAGCCTATATTGGTGCTTTGGGTATCAGAAAAACAGCAAGCGAATTGGTCATGCAGTCCTTGTTCCCGAGCCTACAGTACCAGGAGTTGCAGTTCCTGCCGCAGAAAACCAAACATCCTCAACTTCTATTTCACTTCCCTTCATTGCCCCTCCCTCTTCTCCTGCATCTTTCCTGCCATCTGAACCACCATCCTCTACCCAATCACCTGCTGGATTCATGTCATTTGCTTCCCTTTCTGCCAATGCCTACTCTCCAGGTGGAGCTCAGTCCATGTTCACCATTGGCCCTTATGCATATGAGACCCAATTAGTCTCACCACCTGTGTTCTCCACCTTCAACACTGAACCATCTACTGCTCCATATACTCCCCCTCCCGAATCTGTGCAACTGACTACACCTTCATCCCCTGAAGTGCCATTTGCTCAGCTTCTGACATCTTCACTGGACCGAAGTCGCAGACACAGTGGTGGCAGTCAGAAGTTTGCATTGTCCTATGGTGAATTCCAGCCGTACCAACAATATCCAGGAAGCCCAGGTGGCCAACTCAGATCACCAGGATCAGCAATATCAAATTCTGGCACATCTTCTCCTTTTCCTGACACATATCCGGGGCTTGACTTTCGCATGGGGGAAGCTCCCAAACTCATGGGGTTTGAGCATTTTACCACTCATAAATGGGGTTCAAGGCTAGGTTCTGGATCATTAACACCAGATGGTGCGGGGTTGGGTTCCAGGCTAGGTTCTGGGACACTAACGCCAGACGGCTATGAGCTAGGTTCAAGGTTAGCTTCTGGATCTATGACCCCTAATGGTGTGGGGATTGGTTCTAGGCTGGGTTCTGGATGTTTGACACCCGATGGTACGGGGCCTGCGTCTAGAGACACTGTCCTTCCGGAGAACCAGATATCTGAGGTGGCATCCCTGGGCAACTCTGAGAGTGGATGTCAAAATGATGGAAATGTATTTGATCACAGGGTGTCATTTGAATTGACTTGTGAGGATGTTGCATGCTGTCTTGCAAATAAATCAGGTGCATCATTTAAAACTGCATCAGAATCGTCAAAGGATATGTCAGCTGAAATCCCAAATGAAAGACAGGGGTCATCAATAACAAATAAGTCGAGTGCTGGGGACAGTTTCAGTAAAATTCCTGAAAATTGTTTGGGAGAAGGGGAAGATCATTGTTATCGGAAGCATAGATCAATCACGCTTGGGTCAACAAAGGACTTCAATTTTGACAACACAAAAGCTGATGTTCCCAATAAGTCGGACATTGGCTCAGAGTGGTGGGCAAACAAAAACGTTGCTGCTAAGGAATCGAAACCTGGCAATGACTGGACCTTTTTTCCAATTCTACAAGCTGGAGTTAGATGA
- the LOC112180850 gene encoding sec-independent protein translocase protein TATB, chloroplastic produces MMAMASTTASAATFLCSPRSTKSSIYNPSSSSLISHPKNQRLHLSAVFPQLGLSPFSPWSGLKHLGVSLRPKSSKLGRKGRCKGVVVYASLFGVGAPEALVIGVVALLVFGPKGLAEVARNLGKTLRAFQPTIRELQEVSRDFKSTLEKEIGLDDISSSTINTYNSNKTGTTSVSPSTTSTGDSKTKTDPNGAPSPNRASTTEEYLNITEEQLKASAAQNEGQTSSPVESQSPNRAYTTEEYLKITEEQLKASAAQNQGQTSSPVESQSPPQASEGTVEETAVRTPPPQQSQSES; encoded by the exons ATGATGGCCATGGCCTCAACTACAGCTTCTGCTGCTACATTTCTGTGTTCACCCAGAAGCACAAAGTCATCCATATAcaacccatcttcttcttcactgaTCTCACACCCCAAAAACCAAAGATTACATCTTTCTGCTGTGTTTCCGCAACTGGGTCTCAGCCCTTTCTCGCCATGGAGTGGCTTGAAGCATTTGGGTGTCTCATTGAGACCCAAATCTTCAAAGTTAG GGAGGAAGGGAAGGTGCAAGGGGGTGGTGGTTTATGCTTCTCTGTTTGGGGTTGGAGCTCCTGAGGCTCTGGTTATTGGGGTTGTGGCTTTGTTGGTGTTTGGTCCCAAAGGTCTTGCTGAG GTTGCTCGAAATTTAGGAAAGACGTTGCGTGCTTTTCAACCAACCATTAGAGAGCTTCAG GAAGTTTCTAGGGATTTCAAGAGCACCCTTGAAAAGGAGATTGGTCTCGATGACATTTCAAGTTCAACGATAAACACATACAATTCCAACAAAACCGGCACCACTTCAGTCTCTCCATCAACTACCAGTACTggagattccaaaaccaagACTGACCCCA ATGGGGCGCCCTCTCCAAATAGAGCATCCACCACAGAGGAGTACTTAAATATCACAGAGGAGCAGCTAAAAGCATCAGCTGCCCAAAATGAGGGGCAGACATCGTCTCCGGTGGAAAGTCAGTCTCCAAATAGAGCATACACCACCGAGGAGTACTTAAAGATCACAGAGGAGCAGCTAAAAGCATCAGCTGCCCAAAATCAGGGGCAGACATCATCTCCAGTGGAAAGTCAGTCTCCACCTCAGGCTTCCGAAG GTACTGTTGAAGAAACTGCTGTTAGGACGCCTCCACCCCAACAATCTCAAAGTGAGTCCTAA
- the LOC112180937 gene encoding BAHD acyltransferase DCR, which translates to MASETPKVKLTGKTHVKPNKKLGKKDHCQLVTFDLPYLAFYYNQKLLFYKGSDFENMVKKLKEGLGVVLVEFYQLAGRLGKDEEGVFRVEYDDDVEGVEVVEAVAEEISIADLEVEEGTSSLKELIPYSLVLNLEGMQRPLLAVQLTKLKDGIAIGCAFNHAILDGTATWHFMSSWAEICNGSPTISTRPFLERTKVRDTRVKLDLSPPPSNGNGTANGASSNGNTSPQLRERVFKFSESAIDKIKSTVNANPPSDGSKPFSTFQSLSVHIWRHVTKARSLKPEDYTVFTVFADCRKRVDPPMPDSYFGNLIQAIFTVTAAGLLSGNPPEFGAGVIQKAIESHNANAIEQRNKEWESAPKIFEFKDAGVNCVAVGSSPRFKVYEVDFGWGKPEGVRSGSNNRFDGMVYLYQGKSGGRSIDVEISLEAGAMEKLEQDKEFLLPLV; encoded by the exons ATGGCTTCAGAAACTCCCAAGGTGAAACTCACCGGAAAAACCCATGTGAAGCCGAACAAGAAGCTCGGGAAGAAGGATCATTGCCAGCTGGTCACCTTCgacctcccctacctggccttTTACTACAACCAGAAGTTACTGTTTTACAAGGGCAGTGACTTCGAGAACATGGTGAAGAAGCTCAAGGAGGGCCTTGGGGTGGTTCTGGTCGAGTTTTACCAGCTGGCCGGGAGGCTCGGGAAAGACGAGGAGGGAGTTTTTAGGGTTGAGTATGATGATGACGTGGAGGGCGTGGAGGTTGTAGAGGCCGTGGCGGAGGAGATTAGCATAGCTGATCTGGAGGTTGAAGAAGGAACTAGCTCTCTGAAGGAGTTGATTCCTTATAGTCTGGTCTTGAACTTGGAGGGCATGCAGAGGCCTTTGTTAGCTGTTCAG CTAACCAAGCTGAAAGATGGAATCGCAATAGGGTGCGCCTTCAACCATGCGATCCTGGACGGCACCGCCACGTGGCACTTCATGAGCTCCTGGGCCGAGATCTGCAACGGGTCCCCCACCATTTCGACCCGGCCCTTCCTCGAACGCACCAAGGTCCGAGACACGCGCGTGAAGCTCGACCTCTCTCCACCTCCATCCAACGGCAACGGAACCGCCAACGGCGCCTCATCCAACGGCAACACATCCCCACAGCTCAGGGAGCGCGTCTTCAAATTCTCCGAATCCGCCATCGACAAGATCAAGTCAACAGTCAACGCCAACCCCCCATCCGACGGCTCAAAGCCGTTCTCCACCTTCCAGTCCCTCTCCGTCCACATCTGGCGCCACGTCACCAAGGCGCGAAGCCTCAAGCCGGAGGACTACACCGTCTTCACCGTCTTCGCCGACTGCCGGAAAAGGGTGGACCCGCCAATGCCGGACAGCTACTTCGGCAACCTCATCCAGGCAATCTTCACCGTCACCGCCGCCGGACTTCTCTCCGGCAACCCGCCGGAGTTCGGCGCCGGCGTGATTCAGAAAGCCATTGAGTCCCACAATGCCAATGCCATTGAACAGAGGAACAAGGAATGGGAGAGTGCCCCGAAGATCTTCGAGTTCAAGGACGCCGGAGTGAACTGCGTGGCGGTGGGGAGCTCGCCGAGGTTCAAGGTTTATGAGGTGGATTTCGGGTGGGGAAAACCCGAGGGGGTGCGAAGCGGGTCGAATAATAGGTTCGATGGGATGGTTTACTTGTACCAGGGGAAGAGTGGAGGGAGGAGCATTGATGTGGAGATAAGCTTGGAGGCTGGAGCTATGGAGAAGCTAGAGCAAGACAAGgagtttcttcttcctctggttTGA